aataataataacattgtgtttatttttagcagatgactgtagcgGGAGTTCAGATATACCTGTAATATCTTCAGAAgttaaaacagatgatcaaagtatcacacaggctacatatgaagagcatgctgttgtcccagatatacctccagtccttcctaggAAAGATCTATCACCtgttcttttcaaacaagtccaaaattccaatcTTCAAAaaattcacactggagagaagccattttcttgttcagaatgtgggaaatgttttaatcagaaatcacatcttgttacacatcaaagtactcatacaggggagaagccattttcatgttcagagtgcgggAAGTGTTTTAgtcagagatcacatcttgtttcacatcagaaaattcacactggtgagaagccatttttatgttcagaatgtgggaaatgttttactcagaaatcagaccttgttagacatcagaaaattcacacaggggagaagccattttcatgttcagagtgtgggaaatgttttattcggaaatcagaacttgtttggcatcaaagatctcacacaggagagaagccattttcatgttcagagtgtgggaagtgttttagtcagagatcacatcttgtttcgcatcagaaaaatcacacaggggagaagccattttcatgttcagagtgcgggAAGTGTTTTAgtcagagatcacatcttgtttcgcatcagaaaaatcacacaggggagaagccattttcatgttcagagtgcgggAAGTGTTTTAgtcagagatcacatcttgtttctcatcagaaaaatcacacaggcgagaagccattttcatgttcagagtgtgggaaatgttttattcagaaatcagtcctcgttagacatcagaaaattcacacaggggagaagccattttcatgctcagagtgCGGGAAGTGTTTTAGTTTTAGATCACATCTTGTTTCgcgtcagaaaaatcacacaggggagaagccattttcatgttcagagtgtgggaaatgttttattcagaaatcagtccTTGTTAGACATAAGAAAATTCacagaggggagaagccattttcatgttcagaatgtggaaaatgttttattcagaaatcacatcttgttgagcatcaaagaattcacacaggggagaagccattttcatgttcagaatgtgggaaatgttttattcagaaatcagtccttgtcagacatcagaaaattcacacaggggagaagccattttcatgttcagtatgtgggaattttttttttcagaaatcagaacttgttgtgcatcaaagatctcacacaggggtataatatatacagcagataaTCAAGGGGTCCTCAAATAATTGAATTTTGAACTGAATAATTACCAACAGGAGGTTGGCCAGCTTCTTCAAAATCCATTCGTACTCTAAAATTTAACCCTGTACATTCAAACCATAATGGCTTAGATGTAAGATTCATTAAAAATATTCATGAATCCTTATTATTTTACAATCCCCCCAGAAATTAATTTTTGAGAAATCCCTGAAAATCATAATTCATTCTCTCACCATTCGTATCACATTCATTCTTTTGAAGATCCTGGCCCAACACCTTGATTGGCAACCAACCAACATGAAGCTTTTTGTTAAAGAGTCATGTGTTTGCATCTTAGCATTTCTAGGATATTATCTTCTTTCTTCATctctatttttatattcttatatatcttttGCACATCACAATAACTTGATAGATAATGCAaaccaaaactaataaaaatatggttaTAATAGGAATAAATAAAATATTCCCTACTGCTGTCTTCACAGAAGGCTGTGACCAGGTATGTACTGATTTTCAAAAACTGTTACACCAAGTTTTACCTGACATTGTGTTCCATTCGTGCTCAATATCATCCAGTTTACCTTGTTCATGccggaatataatttctgcttcctctaattgttttgttaataaatctaacaaacccttatctttctttatttcacttgtccacatatcccaagggaaATCATTAATttatgataaattgaattgtactgGGGATACcattaagtttctctttcctatagaagtgatattgaaatttccttccttctttgaaatagatct
This sequence is a window from Anomaloglossus baeobatrachus isolate aAnoBae1 chromosome 5 unlocalized genomic scaffold, aAnoBae1.hap1 SUPER_5_unloc_22, whole genome shotgun sequence. Protein-coding genes within it:
- the LOC142259013 gene encoding uncharacterized protein LOC142259013 isoform X1; its protein translation is MEEWEYLEGHKDLYKDVMMEVPRPLTSPVLSSKRTTPERCPRPLLPQDCKQEDPDVPQDVFPPALSNDCSGSSDIPVISSEVKTDDQSITQATYEEHAVVPDIPPVLPRKDLSPVLFKQVQNSNLQKIHTGEKPFSCSECGKCFNQKSHLVTHQSTHTGEKPFSCSECGKCFSQRSHLVSHQKIHTGEKPFLCSECGKCFTQKSDLVRHQKIHTGEKPFSCSECGKCFIRKSELVWHQRSHTGEKPFSCSECGKCFSQRSHLVSHQKNHTGEKPFSCSECGKCFSQRSHLVSHQKNHTGEKPFSCSECGKCFSQRSHLVSHQKNHTGEKPFSCSECGKCFIQKSVLVRHQKIHTGEKPFSCSECGKCFSFRSHLVSRQKNHTGEKPFSCSECGKCFIQKSVLVRHKKIHRGEKPFSCSECGKCFIQKSHLVEHQRIHTGEKPFSCSECGKCFIQKSVLVRHQKIHTGEKPFSCSVCGNFFFQKSELVVHQRSHTGV